In the Lepus europaeus isolate LE1 chromosome 10, mLepTim1.pri, whole genome shotgun sequence genome, tcagatcagcgcggctccagccgctgcagccaattggggagttaaccaacggttagaagacctttctctctctctctacttctcctctctgtgtaactctgactttcaaataaataaataaatctttaaaaaaaaaagtctattaaaaTGATAACAATATACAGACAAATGTATGTGTTTAAAAATTTAGAGAAATATACAGCAAATAGTTAAAAGGCATAATCTCTGTGGTTAAATTAAggaattcttggccggcgccatggctcaataggctaatcctccacctgcggtgccggtaccctagggtctagtcccggttaaggcgctggttctgtctcggttgctcctcttccagtccagctctctgctgtggcccaggaaggcagtgggggatggcccaagtgcttgggccctgcacccgcatggaagaccaggaggaagcacctggctcctggcttcggatcagtccagtgcgctggctgcaatgcaccggccgtagtggccacttggggggatgtaccaacagaaggaagacctttctctctgtctctctctctctaactctgcctgtccaaaaaaaaaattaattaattaaggaaTTCTGTTCcatattgtttgaatatttatgATTCATTAAGTCACTCATTCAACTAATATTTACTAAAATTGCTTGGCACCTACTATGTGTCAACTAATTTTCTAGGTGATAGGGTAGTAGCATTAAACAAAACAGTCACGAATAGGTGTTACttttaacaacagaaaaaatCTTAGAGGCCAGtaatgtggtgtagcagattaagccaccacttgttatgccagcattccattctggagcactgctcaagtcctggctgtgaagccttccaatccaaatccctggtaatacgcctgggaaggcagtggaaaatctccctctctttttctacctctgacactctttcaaataaaataaatacataaatcttataaaaaaaaaaaaaaggaagaaaagaaaagaaaagaaacagttcaACACTGTGCTGcagtagttaagctgctgccagcaatgatggcatcccatatggataccagttctagccccaggtgctccacttctgaaacagcaccctgctaatggcctgggaaagcaggagaagatggcccaagttgcttgggaccctgccacccatgttggaaaccaggaagaagcttctggctcctggtttccacctggcccagccctggactgttcagccattaggggagtgaaccagtggatggaagatctctatctctacctttctttcagtgtaactctgcctttcaaataaataacataaatcttttacaaaaaaaaataaaataaaataaagtgacccagtgaatggaagcgctcagtttctgtctctgcctctcaaataaataaaaattgaaaaaaaaaggaatgatttgGGAATGGTGAGAGTAGTTCAAAATTTTgttactgttatttttcttttttatttgacaggcagcattatagacagtgagagagagagagacagatagagagaaaggtcttccttctgttggttcactcccctaatggctgccacggccaagcgctgcacaaatctgaagccaggagccaggtgcttcttcttggatgcagggcccaagcacttgggccatcctccactgccctcccgggccacagcaaagagctagactggaagaggagcaactgggactagaacccagtgcccatatgggatgctggtgcctcaggcggaggattaaccaagtgagccatggcgccggccccttgttaCTAGTATTTATAAACAACATAATttaaatgatctctctctctcacaccttcCTATCTCAGTTACCCACTGTGTGGAATCctataataaaagataaatatttactCTATCCATCCAGGAGACTTAGAGGAACACCATCACAGTTATTCTTAGCAATCTTTGACCTCTAGGTTTGAGACCTAGGGAGAATTTCAaagcaaatgtttttaaagtttttaaatgttcCTCAATCCAGAAACCAACCAAATCCTTGGAGGAACCTCCATCCTGACCTAGTGGTCCCTGAAGTCTAAAGGACACGTTTCTGCTAACAGAATCAGAGAGGCTGCTAATTTCTGGAGCCTGTCCTATGCCTTCTATGCTTAGATGAAAGTCAGGGAAACCAACATTGGCAGCAAAGTGGAGACCACTGGTAAGAAGAGGCGGAGTCCCCTTGGACTCTATACCGACTACAATTTCTCAGAGCCTTGGCACTGACTCAACATCCTAGCAACCAGGCCCAGTCAAATGTGATGATGTTCCATGAAACATAACATAGGAATTTTGCTCTGAATGTCCCAAGGACAGAATGACTCAGCCCAAAATAGGTGACCAAATGAATGCCTGTAGAGGGCACCATAACACCAAATACTTCAAAACGGAGCCATTtactgtgagagcatttcaggcatggaaaaccaagactctgtggcaaaaaaatatcctacacgaagattctctgtgagacctcagtggaaagaaggggctatcaaagtggcatgtactgGGGACGGCGcaatggcgcagcgggttaacactctagcttgaagtgccagcatcccatatggacgccagttctagtcctggctgctccacttctgatccagctctctgctgtggcctgggaaagcagtagaagatggcccaagtccttgggcccttatacccacgtgggagacccagaagaagcttctggctcctggcttaggattggcgcagctccggccgttgcagccaattggggtgtgaaccagcggatggaagatctctctctctctctctgtgtaattctggttttcaaatgaataaataaatctttaaaaaataaaataaaagagggaTGTACTTttgggccggtgctatggcgagacccggctgctccacttcccatctagttctctactatggcctgggaaagcagaagatggcccaagtccttggatccttgcacctgtgtgggagacccggaagaagctcttggctcctggcttcggattggcttagctctggctgttgcggtcaactggggagtgaaccatcagatgggagacctctctctctctctctctctctctctctctctctctgcctctcctctctctgtgtaactctgactttcaaataaataaataaatactcgctgtctaactctgtcaaaataaataaaacaatctttttaaaaaaagaaggacgtacttttctctgaagggaggagagaacatccactttgcttatggccatgtccaaatactgatggagtctatgtTCTAAAAGGCTGCatttggcagcccatggcaagagccttgggtgatcactgacatcataaataagagtgttaattgttaaaggaacaacagaagtcactgtgcacttactccccatgtagaaccccTGTTTTTAATGAactgtactatgaaaattaactacaaatcttgttctcaaactgtacgttatatgttgtgtgtgtgtgtgggcacaaactgttgaaatcagtgCTTAACCTGGAGTTGGTCCTCTCTATATAAAATGAACCAtaaagaaggggatgggagagggagaaggatgtgggatgggagtcagggtgggaaggtgggtatgggggaaagaaccaatatattcctagagttgtaactatgaaaaatgcattcattaaataaaaacttaaaaaaaaaaaaacacttcacaacaacaacacaacaaaatggagaaatggaGCTATCTAAAGAAAAAGGAGGGGTCAGTGTTGCGGTATAGTGAGTTGAGTCACAGCCTGTGACGTGTGCAccatatatgagtgccagtttgtgtcccagctgctccactctctcaatccagctccctgctaatggcccaagtacttgagcccttcacccaggtgggaaacctggcaATACTGCAGGttgctagctttggcctgacccagtcctggccattgtggccatttggggaatgaaccagtggatggaagatatctttctctctctaactctacctttcaaataaattaattaattttttaaaaaaagtaaaaaattaaaaggagtaAGCAACTTCTCACAAACAGATTTGACtggaaggaaaagggaggagctgcattatggcacagtgagttaagccactgcctgtgacacaggcatcccattcaagcaatggtttgagtcccagctgccccactttcaatctagctccctgctgatacacctgagaaaacagctgaagatggtccaagttcttgggttcctgccacacacatgggagacctggatggagttccaggctcttggcttctgtttggcccagccctggccactgtggccacttggggagtgaaccagtggatgagaaagatctctctctgtttcttcctctctctgtaactctgcctttcaaataaacaaataaatatatttttaaaaaagaaagaaatgagactgCTACGATGAGAACAGCCCCAATATATAAAAGGGTGAAGCTATAGCATGAAGGAGAAACATGCCTAAGTACAAGTGATTCGGGACTTCCTAGTTACCAGATCacaagaatgaggaagagagTTCAGTCATCATTATCAACTTTCTGAAGTAGCTGCCACCCAAGAAACCAAGTGGTTAACGGCCTGAGAACCACAGCCTCTCCTACCAACTGCCTCACTGAACTCAGGCCAATAGACAAAGACTTAAAACAGAGTAGACTGCAAAGGACTGAAGGAAAAGCAAACCAGGAGTGTTTTCTCGTCACAATAATGAGGGGTAGGTAGTTGTGAAATATATGTCTGAGCCTAAATGATGGAGAAATACTTCTGTCTCAAGTCAGGAAGACGCAGATCTGCTTCTCTTACCTTAATTGCTATGTTGTTAGACTCAGTAGCACCACTAGTGAAAATGATCTCACGAGGATCAGCTCCAATGAGAGATGCTACTTGCTGCAAGCAAAGAAACAGACACATAACATCAGTTCCCACACTAATGGGAACATCAGTCTAGGCAAGGGACTCTAGacatggctgggccagagctcTGGAGTAAAAATAGCTCCATAGAAATCTACCagtggaccaggaagaagctctctACGTACTAGGGTCAGTGACAGCCCATATCCCAGGCTTTTTACCAGCCCAAAATAATACTATTCTGTGTGGTTTTTCAAATGCACTTATTGAGCTCTCACTATGTACAAGTATTGTGTTCATCAACACTTTACCAGTACGGTCTCATTTAACCAGCTCAGCAACCCCAGGGAACAGGAACTCTTGCAGTCTCCATTTCATATTTGAGAAATTGATGTTTAGAGAAATGaggtaacttgcccaaggcctTTTAACTAGGAATTGTGGGAAGTAATCAAATGCCTGCAGTCAGACACCAAGGTGCTGTCTGTATCTCTTCCAGAAAGAATCTGAAACCGTTTCCACCCACTTCTACCAAGAAGGAAATGCCTCCCACAGGCCACTGACCCTCTGTCCTCAGAACCTCCCAGACACCTGTGAACTAACCTGGCGAGCGCGTTCCACAGCTGCCTCACTCTCCCAGCCATAGGCGTGTGTCCGGGAGTGTGGGTTCCCATAGTAGTTGACCAGATAAGGAAGCATGGCATCAAGTACCCGGGGGTCCTGGGCACAGCAGAACAGAATCCCTCGTCACCTCAGGGCCTTCTTTCCCACACTTACATACCCTGCCCCCCACACTCCTGACCAGTCAGACACTGCCTACTGGGGGTTTCTCACATTCTTCCACCTCTTCAGATACTAACCAAATACGACCATAATATACTCCCATTTCCCAAGGGGTCCTACCATGCCCTTTCTCTACCATCTCCTCCATGGTCTACAAATACTTCCTTGATCTGCCGGCTGATGGCTGTTGCTGCAAGTGTTTCCATTCCTGCCAGAAAATGTGACCTCtgaggggctgggacaggacagAGCCCAGGCAAACGCCCCTTGTCACACAGGGATGAAAATTTTCATTAACTCTCGAGTGCTGACCATGTGCTGGGCTGCTTTATGTCTTTTTACCGAGTTGATACCAGCCCAATTTCACCTAGCTATGAGATGGTACTCCTGCTAACTTCAAGAGCCCATGCTTGTTGTAACCACTTCCAATGGGCCTGCCCTGCCGGACTAAACCCAACAGCAGAGCCATTTCCCGTGGACTGCGGTCTAAgcctcctgagtcctggctggaTGCTCTTGCCCGCACATCTCAAGCGGCTCTCACTTCTACACGAATCCAGCGATTTCTGGGCACTGTCACCTCCACTGTTCACTTCCTGTGGACAGCCCTGGGGAAAGATGCCGCTCCATTCTTACCAGAGGAGTTGTAGCTTGCACATCCATATAGAGAGGTCGCAGCACTGCCTCCACCTCCGGAGCAGCGGCTGTGCCTGAGGGGACAGCCGACTCGGGAGCATGGTCCGCCACtgtcagaaaaacaaaaggaacgGAGCGGCCAAGTGAGAGCCTGCGGCGGCGGACGCCGGGCTGCGTCAGGGCAGGAGGTGAAAGCGGGATGAAGGCGGTGGTAAATTCAAGCGATGCCGGGGTCAAACGGGAAGGGAAGGCAACACAGCATCAGAGAAGCTCGGGACCCTGTGAAAGGTGGTAAGGGGTAAGGCGGAGCCGGTTGTCGGAGGAAGATGCTGGGGCGATATTTAAATTCCCTGGCTGGGAGTGAGAAGAACTCTCTAGGGGAAAGCCCCGTAGAAGCAATgcggagacagcaggtgaggtaGCGGGCTGGGAAGAAGCCGCGGACCCCGTCTCCAAAAGGCGGCTGTCCAGGTCTGCGGCGCAGACAGACTGAGCGCGGCGGACGGCAAAGGGCAGAGGCTCTCAGGCAGCCGGGCCGGGCCAGGAGGTTCCAGAATATCCAAGTGCGTAGGGCGCCCAGGGGCAAAGACGCGCGCCTCCCGGGAGAGTGGCAGCAAGGAGGCCAGGAGCGTACCGCGCAGGCGCAGCTCCCGGGTGGGCACCGCAGGCCTCGCCCCTCGGGCCGCGGTCACCGCCGAGGCCGCCCGCCTCCAGGCGGATCGCAGCAGCATGGTCGCGGCGGCCGAGCCCACCACCAGGCGCGGCGGCCGACTTCGGCCCCAGGCTCCCGGAAGTGCTGCCTCGCGCACCGGAAGCGATTCCTCGGGCCACGCGCGCGCCCCGCCTTGCTTCCCGTGTGAGACGTACAGCTGAGCGACCGAGGCCGCGAGCGAGGTGAGGAGGGGCCGTGTGAGCCCCGCGACCGCGCGACGCGGGAGCCCGAACGCGAAGATGGTGGTGGAGGCGGGCAGCGCGCTGATTTCCCTCCTTTGACTTCCCCGAACCCCTGGGCCCGCTCGCCGCCCTGCCCGACTCCCGGGCTGGCGGCTAGGCCCGCACTTCCCTCTCTCGCGTTCCGCAGATGCCGGTGGCCGTGGGTCCCTACGGACAATCGCAGCCAAGCTGCTTCGATCGTGTGAAGATGGGCTTTGTGATGGGCTGCGCCGTGGGCATGGCGGCCGGGGCGCTTTTCGGCACCTTCTCCTGTCTCAGGTGAGGAAATCTCCCGGCGGCGCCGCGGAACCCGCCCGGCCCGCAGCCCCAGTGGCGCGTCCTTCGTTCCAGTTCCCAGCTGTCCTCACCGCGTGCAGCCAGGAGACTCGGGTGCAAGGCGTCCGTGCATAAGAATCTGAGCTCCAGAGTCGTTCAGCTGCCGGTTTGGTGACTTAAGACAAATTGGAGACTTGAGTCTCTTCAAGTGTAGGGGGAGGTCGGTAACACCAcctcagggagaggcagaaatcGAGCACAGCATCTGGCACGTATTAATTAAGTACTCGGTAAATGGTTGCTACTGCTGTTCTGAGTGGGCAAAATGAAACTTGCTAAGCGGCTTTACTGCCTTTGAAAACGATGTACAGATGAAGCAGATATACTCCATACTTGAAAGTCACTTTACCATTTGAAAAAGTTATTCCCATTTTCCTACATTACGAACTATCGTTTACTGAGGATTTACTGGTGCTAAAATACTGTAGTTGTCAAAAACATTCCGGCAAATGTTATACCGCTGATGTAATACTAGCACAGCCTGTGAATTTGCAGAAGAGTCTCCAACCTGGGTCTCTCTCAAATCTAATACCAGAAACCGTTGTCTAAAGATAGGTGTCGTCATTGGATCATATAGAGCCTGAAGTCAAAATCAGCACATGTACTTCACCCCGTGTCTGCTGCCACCAGTAAACCACAGGCAGTTGGCCTAAGAATGTCCAGTAGACCCTAATGGATCTTTGTCATTACCCTAGATGGAGAGATTGGATCTAAGAGATGTCTAGATTTTAACAGGGCTCAATATATATTAGCAGAGTGGAAACGAACAAATAGTCACAAATTTTTGTTCCCAAATGTCCCCATCCTGGTTTCCTCCTCAGGATCGGAATGCGGGGTCGCGAGCTGATGGGCGGCATTGGGAAAACCATGATGCAGAGTGGCGGCACGTTTGGCACATTCATGGCCATTGGAATGGGGATCCGTTGCTAACCAGGGCAATGGCTCCGCAC is a window encoding:
- the ROMO1 gene encoding reactive oxygen species modulator 1, producing MPVAVGPYGQSQPSCFDRVKMGFVMGCAVGMAAGALFGTFSCLRIGMRGRELMGGIGKTMMQSGGTFGTFMAIGMGIRC